The genomic segment GAGGCCGCGCGGATCGAGGGCAGCTGGGTGATGGCCGTGCGAGGGGAGGCCCGCTGGCAAGGGCTCGAAGAGGCGATCCTGACCCCCGAGCTCGGGCCGGTTCCCTTCGGGCCCGGCACGTGGCTCCATTCGCCCGGCGGGGCCGAACTGCTGGCCCTCGGCCCGCAAGCCCCCCTCACCGGCGCGCAGCGAGAGGCCGGCCTCCTGGCGCTGGGCCGCCTCGCGCGGCACGGGATCGATCGCAGGCTCAGCCAGTACCGAACAGCCGACGCCGAGCGGATCGGCCTGCGGCACGAGGCGGAGTCGCGCGCCGGGCGGCAAGCGAACCGCGCCCTCGCGGGGATTCTCGCCCCCCCCAGCGGCCCGGAGCCTGCCGGCGATCCTCTGTTTGCCGCCCTCTGCGCCATCGGCGCCTCGGCCGGCCTCTTTTTCCAGCCCGCGCCGGGCGAGGCCGCCGTGGGCTCCGATCCGCTCGAGGCGATCGCCCGCGCCTCGCACGTGCGCCATCGCCGGGTGCGGCTCAAGGGGGACTGGTGGCGCAGGGACAATGGTCCCTTGCTGGCCTACGCGCAGGACGACCGGCGGCCGATCGCCCTCTTGCCCGTGTCGCCGCGCCGCTACCATGCCCTCGACCCGGCCGCCGGCACGCGGCAGCCGGTCGACGCCGCGCTCGCGCTCGCGCTGCGGCCCCATGCGATCGCGTTCTATCCCCCCTTCCCCGACCGGCCCCTGGCCCCCCGGGACCTGCTCCAGTTCGCGTGGGGCCTGGTGCGCGTCGAGGCCCGCATGATCCTGTCGGTCGCGGCCCTCTCGGCCGCCCTCGGGATCGCCGTGCCCCAGGCCTCCTACTGGCTGCTCGCGGCAGTCATCCCGAGCGGGGACGAGCGCCTGCTGCTCGAGCTGGGCCTTGCGCTGTTCGTCATCTCGGCGGCGCTGCCCGTGCTGCGCTTGGTCCAGGACTTCGCCGTGCTGCGGGCCGAGACCACGGCGGAGGCCGCCCTCGACGCCGCGCTGTGGGACCGGGTGCTCGGCATGCAGCTTCGCTTCTTCAAGGAGACCCCCGCGGGGGATCTGGCCCAGCGGATGGGAAGCATCGGCCAGTTGCGGCGGGCCCTGATCCCCACCACGGTCCAGCTCGTGGTCAGCGGCGTCTTCTCGCTGACCCTTCTCGCGCAGCTCTTCCTGTACAGCGCGCCCATGGCCGTGGTGGCCCTGCTGGTCGGAGGGGGGATCGTGGCCTACATGGGGGTCTCGGCCGAGCTCGCCCTCCGCGAGCGCCGGCGGGTCGGCAGGCCCGCGGCAAACACCCAGGCGCAGGTGATCAGCTTCATCGACGGGCTGGCCAAGATCCGGGTGGCCAAGGCGGAGGCGCAGGCCTTCGCCAAGGTCGTGGCCTCCTACGCCGTCAACGAGCGAGAGGATTTCCTCGTCCAGCGCTTCCAGGATCGGCTGGCCGTCGTCATCGACGTCGCCCCCCTGCTGTCCATGGCCGTCTTCTACTCCGGCTTCGCCGCGCAGGCCTCTGCCCCCGGCGGCGTCTCCCAGATGGGCGCCTTCATCGCCTTCACCACGGCGTTCGGGGGCTTTTTTGCCGGCGCCATCGGGCTGGGCGGCGCCCTGAGCAACCTGATCGACACCCGGCGGAAGTGGAGGAAGCTGATGGCGCTGGTGAACGCCCCGCTCGAGACCCGGCGCGGCGGGGTGGATCCGGGGCCGCTCTCGGGGGCAATCCGGTTCAATCGCCTCTCCTTCCGCTACGGGCCGGCGAGCCCCTACGTGCTGCGCGACCTGTCGCTGCGGATCCAGGCCGGGGAGTTCGTCGCCCTCGTCGGGGCCTCGGGCTCGGGCAAGTCCACCCTGCTGCGCCTCCTGCTCGGCTTCGAGACGAGCGAGTCGGGCAAGATCTACCTCGACGGCAACGACTTCGCCGGGCTGGACCTCCACGCCGTGCGCCGCCAGATCGGAACCGTGCTGCAGCACGGGCGGATCAGCCGGGGGACGCTGCAGGAGAACGTCGCGAACGGCCACCCCCTCACCTACGACC from the Pantanalinema sp. genome contains:
- a CDS encoding NHLP bacteriocin export ABC transporter permease/ATPase subunit, which translates into the protein MPEERPPEAPGLEGNRPFPLDDPLLLAMVERGEIAVFAQPIEPGGLPGARRHLFTVTAGEAIGGLGAHDARFRAVGVALGPALLRPIGPEEGDDREEFARAALGWSARLAHALAPAPAPASAAPDAGRIALAAGEAARIEGSWVMAVRGEARWQGLEEAILTPELGPVPFGPGTWLHSPGGAELLALGPQAPLTGAQREAGLLALGRLARHGIDRRLSQYRTADAERIGLRHEAESRAGRQANRALAGILAPPSGPEPAGDPLFAALCAIGASAGLFFQPAPGEAAVGSDPLEAIARASHVRHRRVRLKGDWWRRDNGPLLAYAQDDRRPIALLPVSPRRYHALDPAAGTRQPVDAALALALRPHAIAFYPPFPDRPLAPRDLLQFAWGLVRVEARMILSVAALSAALGIAVPQASYWLLAAVIPSGDERLLLELGLALFVISAALPVLRLVQDFAVLRAETTAEAALDAALWDRVLGMQLRFFKETPAGDLAQRMGSIGQLRRALIPTTVQLVVSGVFSLTLLAQLFLYSAPMAVVALLVGGGIVAYMGVSAELALRERRRVGRPAANTQAQVISFIDGLAKIRVAKAEAQAFAKVVASYAVNEREDFLVQRFQDRLAVVIDVAPLLSMAVFYSGFAAQASAPGGVSQMGAFIAFTTAFGGFFAGAIGLGGALSNLIDTRRKWRKLMALVNAPLETRRGGVDPGPLSGAIRFNRLSFRYGPASPYVLRDLSLRIQAGEFVALVGASGSGKSTLLRLLLGFETSESGKIYLDGNDFAGLDLHAVRRQIGTVLQHGRISRGTLQENVANGHPLTYDQVREACEAAGLAEDLAAMPMGLYTAINEGGSNLSAGQRQRLLIARALARKPSILLFDEATSALDGRTQAQVTRRLRQLSCTRVVVAHRLSTIRQADRIVVLEGGAIVQEGKFETLSREPGPFADLMGGQLR